In the genome of Megalops cyprinoides isolate fMegCyp1 chromosome 7, fMegCyp1.pri, whole genome shotgun sequence, one region contains:
- the sox18 gene encoding transcription factor Sox-18, with product MNISESSYCREESSQPRGERSWVAAPSPGSDRGRGFDQTLIGDLGPTAPVGVGVGAGGGAEGQAGSPDPACVGAPVLGSPAGKTGAESRIRRPMNAFMVWAKDERKRLALQNPDLHNAVLSKMLGQSWKSLSTPEKRPFVEEAERLRLQHLQDHPNYKYRPRRKKQAKKIKRMEPSLLLHGLSQACGGGAAGDSYSQPGHPHHRHLLPSLGHFGDLHPGGGPDYESYGLPTPEMSPLDVLEEGGDSVFFPPHMQEDVNLPPWINYHPHPHHPHPHPHPHAHPHHHHGHGHAQGHSHPHHGQKAPLEPRLDKCHIPGATNAHYSQSPAGLTDPPKAPAGTAYYNHLYPGGQPGSFTSHLGQLSPPPESTAAAGPPPATGLDSVEHLGPPSEFWTEVDRNEFDQYLDSSRTRLECAAQGYGASLSKVSGRHISCEESSPLISALSDASSAVYYSACITG from the exons ATGAATATATCTGAGTCTAGTTACTGTCGAGAGGAGAGTTCTCAGCCCAGGGGCGAGCGTTCATGGGTCGCAGCCCCCAGCCCCGGCTCTGACCGTGGGCGGGGATTCGACCAGACCCTCATAGGAGACTTGGGACCCACAGCGCCTGTGGGAGTGGGAGTcggagcaggagggggagcGGAGGGCCAGGCAGGCAGCCCCGACCCTGCCTGCGTAGGAGCTCCGGTCCTGGGCAGCCCCGCGGGGAAGACAGGGGCAGAGTCCCGAATCCGCCGGCCCATGAACGCCTTCATGGTGTGGGCGAAGGATGAGCGGAAACGCCTGGCACTGCAGAACCCGGACTTGCACAACGCCGTCCTCAGCAAGATGCTGG GCCAGTCATGGAAGTCTCTGAGCACTCCTGAGAAGAGGCCCTTCGTGGAGGAGGCGGAGCGGCTCCGGCTGCAGCACCTCCAGGATCACCCCAACTACAAGTACCGCCCCCGCCGAAAAAAGCAGGCCAAGAAGATCAAACGCATGGAACCCAGCCTCCTGCTCCACGGCCTGTCCCAGGCCTGCGGGGGCGGAGCGGCGGGGGACAGCTACAGCCAACCGGGACacccccaccaccgccacctGCTGCCCTCCCTCGGGCACTTCGGTGACCTGCACCCTGGCGGCGGCCCGGACTACGAAAGCTACGGCCTGCCCACACCTGAGATGTCCCCGCTGGACgtgctggaggaggggggagactCCGTGTTCTTCCCCCCACACATGCAGGAGGATGTGAACCTGCCCCCCTGGATTAACTACCACCCTcatccccaccacccccacccgcacccccacccccatgcccACCCTCACCATCACCATGGGCACGGCCACGCGCAAGGCCACTCGCACCCCCACCACGGCCAGAAGGCGCCTCTTGAGCCTCGGCTTGACAAGTGCCACATCCCAGGAGCCACGAACGCTCACTACTCCCAGAGCCCGGCTGGCCTGACTGACCCGCCCAAAGCCCCGGCTGGCACTGCCTACTACAACCACCTCTACCCGGGCGGCCAGCCGGGCAGCTTCACCTCGCACCTGGGCCAGCTGTCGCCCCCGCCCGAGTCCACCGCCGCAGCCGGCCCGCCCCCGGCCACCGGCCTGGACTCCGTGGAGCACCTGGGTCCCCCCTCGGAGTTCTGGACAGAAGTGGACCGTAACGAGTTTGACCAGTACCTGGACTCGAGCCGGACTCGACTGGAGTGCGCGGCGCAAGGCTATGGCGCCTCTTTGTCTAAGGTGTCCGGCAGACACATATCCTGTGAGGAGAGCAGCCCCCTGATATCCGCTCTGTCAGATGCCAGCAGCGCCGTCTACTACAGCGCCTGCATCACTGGGTAA